From a single Shewanella denitrificans OS217 genomic region:
- the sdhA gene encoding succinate dehydrogenase flavoprotein subunit gives MSIPVREFDAIVIGAGGAGMRAALQISKEGKSCALLSKVFPTRSHTVSAQGGITVALGNAHEDHWEQHMYDTVKGSDFIGDQDAIEFMCQTGPEAIIELEHMGLPFSRFENGTIYQRPFGGQSRNFGGEQAARTAAAADRTGHALLHCLYQQNVKHKTQVFSEWYALDLVKNEDGVIVGCTAIEIETGDIVYFKAKATILATGGAGRIYASTTNAHINTGDGVGMAARAGVQLQDMEMWQFHPTGIAGAGVLVTEGCRGEGGYLLNKDGERFMERYAPNAKDLASRDVVARSMMTEIREGRGLDGPLGPHCLLKLDHLGKETLEARLPGVCELSRTFAHIDPADGPIPVLPTCHYMMGGLPAKVSGQVIRMNEDGTEQEVTGLFAVGEIACVSVHGANRLGGNSLLDLVVFGRAAGQHLGKALDETADPKAPTEAEINASLARLNRWESNKDGEDPAVIRKDLQLCMQLNFSVFRSGDAMAEGLEQLQAIQKRLENAKLSDNSKEFNTQRIECLELDNLMATALATAYAANFRTESRGAHSREDFLDRDDDNWLCHSIFDPVTVEMRKRDVNMSPKLRAAFPPIKRTY, from the coding sequence GTGAGTATTCCAGTACGCGAATTTGATGCAATCGTAATCGGCGCCGGTGGCGCTGGTATGCGCGCTGCATTGCAGATTTCTAAAGAAGGTAAGAGCTGCGCGCTGTTATCAAAAGTATTCCCAACCCGCTCTCATACGGTATCGGCTCAAGGCGGTATTACTGTCGCCTTAGGCAACGCCCATGAAGATCACTGGGAACAGCACATGTACGATACAGTTAAAGGTTCCGATTTTATCGGTGACCAAGACGCTATCGAATTTATGTGTCAAACAGGTCCAGAAGCCATCATAGAACTAGAGCACATGGGTCTGCCATTCTCTCGTTTTGAAAACGGCACTATTTATCAACGTCCTTTTGGCGGCCAATCAAGAAACTTTGGTGGCGAGCAAGCGGCCCGTACCGCGGCAGCGGCGGACCGTACCGGTCATGCCTTGCTTCACTGCTTGTATCAGCAAAACGTTAAGCATAAAACCCAAGTGTTTTCTGAGTGGTATGCCCTTGATTTAGTGAAAAACGAAGACGGCGTGATTGTCGGTTGTACTGCAATCGAAATCGAAACCGGTGACATCGTTTATTTCAAAGCTAAGGCAACCATACTAGCCACTGGCGGTGCAGGGCGCATTTATGCCTCAACCACTAACGCTCATATCAACACGGGTGATGGCGTGGGTATGGCAGCGCGTGCTGGGGTTCAATTACAAGACATGGAAATGTGGCAGTTCCACCCGACGGGTATTGCTGGCGCAGGTGTGTTGGTGACCGAAGGTTGTCGTGGTGAAGGTGGATACCTGCTAAACAAAGACGGCGAGCGTTTCATGGAGCGTTATGCACCAAACGCCAAGGATTTAGCATCTCGTGACGTGGTAGCACGTTCTATGATGACTGAAATTCGTGAAGGTCGTGGCCTCGATGGTCCATTAGGCCCACATTGTTTATTGAAGCTTGATCATTTAGGTAAAGAGACCCTAGAAGCCCGTCTTCCTGGTGTGTGTGAATTATCACGTACCTTTGCCCATATCGATCCGGCCGATGGTCCAATCCCTGTACTGCCAACCTGTCATTATATGATGGGTGGCTTGCCTGCTAAAGTGAGCGGCCAGGTTATTCGCATGAATGAAGACGGCACAGAACAAGAAGTGACAGGTCTGTTTGCAGTGGGCGAAATTGCCTGCGTATCAGTCCACGGTGCTAACCGTTTAGGCGGTAACTCGCTACTGGATTTAGTGGTCTTTGGCCGCGCAGCAGGACAGCATTTAGGTAAGGCACTGGATGAAACTGCCGATCCAAAAGCGCCAACTGAAGCCGAAATCAACGCATCACTTGCACGTCTAAACCGTTGGGAAAGCAACAAAGACGGTGAAGACCCTGCGGTCATCCGTAAAGATCTTCAATTGTGCATGCAACTTAACTTCTCTGTGTTCCGCAGTGGCGATGCCATGGCTGAAGGCTTAGAACAGTTACAGGCCATTCAGAAGCGTCTTGAAAATGCAAAGTTATCTGACAATTCAAAAGAATTTAATACTCAACGTATTGAGTGCTTAGAGCTAGATAACTTAATGGCAACGGCATTAGCAACGGCTTACGCTGCTAACTTCCGTACCGAAAGCCGTGGTGCACATTCACGTGAAGATTTCTTGGACCGTGATGATGATAATTGGTTATGCCACAGTATATTTGACCCTGTGACAGTGGAAATGCGCAAGCGTGATGTGAATATGTCACCTAAGCTACGTGCAGCGTTCCCACCGATTAAACGTACCTACTAA
- the sucA gene encoding 2-oxoglutarate dehydrogenase E1 component → MHQGIMKAWLESSHLSGANSTYVEEMYEAYQVDPDSVAADWRVVFDNLPPVNGASAEVPEAAHSKVRDYFRSVALAGRLKGAGSVSDPELDSKQVKVLQLINAHRFRGHQNANLDPLGLWKREAVSELDPKFHDFNDEDMQREFNTGSFALGGQTMKLSDIVKALKSTYCGSIGAEYMHITDTDEKRWIQQRLEPTLGKANYDKDTKRRILEGLNAAEGMEKYLGAKFPGAKRFSLEGGDALVPMMREIIYRAGSAGTKEIVVGMAHRGRLNLLVNVLGKRPAELFDEFAGKHTDRDGSGDVKYHQGFSSEFVTPGGNVHLALAFNPSHLEIVNPVVIGSVRARQDRLNCKNGLRVMPITIHGDSAITGQGIVQETFNMSQTRGFKVGGSIRIVVNNQVGFTTSNAADVRSTEYCTDIAKMVQAPIFHVNADDPEAVAFIAQLAVDYRNEFKRDVVIDLVCYRRHGHNEADEPSATQPLMYAKIKKHPTPRKIYADKLIAENSIAEEDVTGLINHYRDALDHGDCVVKEWRPMSERPVDWSPYIGKDWDAPYDPTMPIARLQNLANKLVSVPESHKLQSRVAKICGDREAMAKGDKPLDWGFAETLAYASILEDKRRVRITGQDSGRGTFFHRHAVLHNQNDGSTYMPLRNIADEQGPIDITDSVLSEASVLAFEYGYATAEPGGLTIWEAQFGDFVNCAQVVIDQFLSSGEQKWGRLCGLTMLLPHGYEGQGPEHSSARLERFLQLCANHNMQVCVPSTPAQVYHMLRRQVVRPMRRPLVVMSPKSLLRHPLAVSSLEELAEGSFQNIIGEIDSLDSSKVDRVVFCSGKVYFELLEKRRKENLTNIAILRVEQLYPFPHEEMVAALNEYQHVTDFVWCQEEPQNQGAWYSSQHHFWSAIPGTAKLTYAGREASAAPACGYPSLHAEQQESLVNSALKLS, encoded by the coding sequence ATGCACCAAGGCATCATGAAAGCCTGGCTCGAATCATCACATCTAAGTGGTGCTAACTCGACCTACGTAGAAGAGATGTACGAAGCCTATCAAGTAGACCCTGATTCAGTTGCTGCTGATTGGCGCGTCGTTTTTGATAATCTCCCTCCGGTAAATGGTGCCTCTGCAGAAGTGCCAGAAGCTGCCCATTCAAAAGTACGTGACTATTTTCGAAGTGTCGCTTTAGCGGGTCGATTAAAAGGCGCGGGAAGCGTCAGCGATCCAGAATTAGATTCGAAGCAAGTTAAAGTACTGCAATTGATCAATGCCCACCGTTTCCGTGGTCATCAAAACGCTAACTTAGACCCATTGGGTTTGTGGAAGCGTGAAGCCGTGTCTGAATTAGATCCTAAGTTCCATGATTTTAATGATGAAGACATGCAAAGAGAATTCAATACAGGTTCGTTCGCCTTAGGCGGTCAAACCATGAAATTGTCTGACATCGTTAAGGCGCTTAAAAGCACTTACTGTGGTTCGATTGGTGCTGAATACATGCACATTACCGACACAGATGAGAAACGTTGGATCCAGCAACGTCTTGAGCCAACCTTAGGTAAGGCTAACTACGATAAAGACACTAAGAGACGCATTCTCGAAGGGTTGAACGCGGCAGAAGGTATGGAAAAATACCTAGGCGCTAAGTTCCCCGGTGCTAAGCGTTTCTCCCTTGAAGGCGGCGATGCACTCGTGCCTATGATGCGTGAAATTATTTATCGCGCAGGCTCTGCTGGCACTAAAGAAATCGTTGTGGGCATGGCTCACCGTGGTCGCTTAAACCTATTAGTTAACGTACTGGGTAAGCGTCCGGCTGAACTTTTCGATGAGTTCGCCGGTAAACACACAGACAGAGACGGTTCAGGTGACGTTAAGTATCACCAAGGTTTCTCGTCTGAATTTGTGACTCCAGGTGGCAACGTTCACTTAGCGCTTGCTTTCAACCCGTCGCATTTAGAAATTGTTAACCCTGTGGTTATCGGCAGTGTGCGTGCTCGTCAAGACAGGCTTAATTGCAAAAATGGCCTGCGGGTAATGCCTATCACTATTCATGGTGACAGCGCTATTACAGGTCAGGGCATAGTGCAAGAGACATTCAACATGTCTCAAACCCGCGGCTTTAAAGTGGGCGGTAGCATACGCATAGTGGTGAACAACCAAGTGGGCTTCACTACTTCAAATGCAGCCGATGTGCGCTCAACGGAATACTGTACCGATATCGCTAAGATGGTGCAGGCGCCAATTTTCCACGTCAATGCTGACGATCCTGAAGCGGTTGCCTTTATCGCCCAGTTGGCGGTTGATTATCGCAATGAGTTTAAGCGTGATGTGGTGATTGATTTAGTCTGTTACCGCCGTCATGGTCACAACGAAGCCGATGAGCCTAGTGCGACTCAGCCTTTGATGTACGCAAAAATTAAGAAGCACCCAACGCCGCGTAAGATTTACGCCGACAAGTTGATTGCTGAAAATAGCATTGCCGAAGAAGATGTCACAGGTTTAATCAACCATTACCGTGATGCGCTGGATCACGGCGACTGCGTGGTGAAAGAGTGGCGTCCGATGTCTGAGCGTCCGGTGGATTGGAGCCCCTACATAGGTAAAGATTGGGATGCACCCTATGACCCGACTATGCCTATTGCGCGGTTACAGAACTTAGCCAACAAGTTAGTCTCAGTGCCTGAAAGTCACAAACTTCAGTCTCGTGTGGCGAAAATTTGTGGTGATAGAGAAGCCATGGCGAAGGGCGACAAGCCACTGGATTGGGGTTTTGCCGAGACCTTAGCCTATGCCAGTATCCTAGAAGACAAGCGCCGGGTGCGCATCACAGGTCAAGATTCTGGCCGTGGTACCTTCTTCCATCGCCATGCGGTATTGCATAATCAAAATGATGGCAGTACCTATATGCCACTGCGCAATATTGCCGATGAACAAGGCCCGATTGATATCACAGACTCTGTGTTATCAGAAGCCTCAGTGCTGGCGTTCGAATACGGTTATGCCACCGCAGAGCCGGGTGGTTTAACGATTTGGGAAGCGCAATTTGGTGATTTCGTCAACTGCGCCCAAGTGGTTATTGACCAGTTCTTATCCTCGGGTGAGCAAAAGTGGGGCCGTTTATGTGGCCTGACTATGTTATTACCCCATGGTTATGAAGGCCAAGGTCCAGAGCACTCGAGCGCCCGTTTAGAGCGTTTCCTCCAGCTTTGTGCTAACCACAATATGCAAGTGTGCGTGCCTTCAACCCCAGCACAGGTTTACCATATGCTGCGTCGTCAAGTGGTGCGTCCTATGCGTCGTCCACTGGTGGTTATGTCGCCTAAGTCGCTACTGCGTCATCCGTTAGCCGTGTCTAGCCTGGAAGAATTAGCCGAAGGTAGTTTCCAAAATATCATTGGTGAAATTGATAGCTTAGACAGCAGCAAGGTTGACCGCGTGGTGTTCTGTAGCGGTAAAGTGTATTTCGAATTGCTGGAAAAACGCCGTAAAGAAAACCTGACCAATATTGCCATATTACGTGTTGAGCAGTTATATCCATTCCCTCACGAGGAAATGGTTGCTGCCCTGAACGAATATCAGCATGTGACCGATTTTGTCTGGTGTCAGGAAGAGCCGCAAAACCAAGGCGCTTGGTACAGCAGTCAGCATCACTTCTGGAGTGCTATTCCAGGGACGGCTAAGTTGACTTATGCCGGTCGTGAAGCGTCTGCGGCGCCAGCTTGTGGTTACCCAAGCCTGCATGCAGAGCAACAAGAATCATTAGTGAATAGTGCGTTAAAACTGTCGTAA
- the sdhC gene encoding succinate dehydrogenase cytochrome b556 subunit: MELSEQNVKKQRPVHLDLQTIRFPATAIVSILHRISGVIMLFAIGILLWLLNSTLTSAEGFASVQSLFDGFVMKFILWGILTALGYHLLGGIRHLIMDAGCWEEFKSGTASAKALFVLAAAFSIIAGVWVW, encoded by the coding sequence ATGGAGCTGAGTGAGCAGAACGTGAAAAAGCAAAGACCTGTCCATCTAGATCTGCAGACCATTCGCTTTCCTGCAACAGCGATTGTGTCGATCCTTCACCGTATTTCCGGTGTCATTATGCTGTTTGCTATCGGTATCCTTCTTTGGTTGTTAAATTCGACCTTAACATCAGCCGAAGGTTTCGCTAGCGTACAATCCTTGTTCGATGGTTTCGTGATGAAGTTTATCCTCTGGGGTATCTTAACGGCGCTGGGTTATCACTTATTAGGTGGCATACGTCACTTGATCATGGATGCCGGTTGTTGGGAAGAATTCAAGTCTGGTACTGCATCCGCTAAGGCACTATTTGTGTTAGCAGCAGCCTTTTCTATCATCGCGGGGGTTTGGGTATGGTAA
- a CDS encoding citrate synthase: MADKMAKLELPENNSIELPIMQGSAGFDVIDISKLGKKGYFTFDPGFLATASCESAITYIDGDKGILLHRGYPIDQLATESDYLDLCYLLLYGELPSKAQYAEFVATVKQHTMVNEQLAFFFRGFRRDAHPMAMLCGVTGALSAFFQDSLDVNNPEHREIAAYRLVSKMPTIAAMCYKYSVGQPFIYPRNDLSYAGNFLSMMFATPCETYVVNPVIERAIDRIFVLHADHEQNASTSTVRLAGSSGANPFACIAAGIASLWGPAHGGANEACLNMLEEIGSVDRIPEFIEKAKDKNDPFRLMGFGHRVYKNFDPRAKVMRETCHEVLKELKVKDPLLDVAMELERIALEDEYFISKKLYPNVDFYSGIIMKAIGIPTSMFTVLFALARTVGWISHWKEMLDQPGHKISRPRQLYTGATHRDFVAKEKR, from the coding sequence ATGGCTGACAAAATGGCCAAATTAGAATTACCAGAAAACAATTCAATCGAATTGCCGATCATGCAGGGCTCTGCCGGTTTCGATGTCATCGACATCAGCAAACTTGGGAAAAAGGGCTACTTCACTTTCGATCCAGGCTTTTTAGCCACAGCCTCATGCGAGTCTGCCATCACCTATATTGATGGCGATAAAGGTATATTATTACACCGCGGTTATCCAATCGACCAATTAGCGACTGAATCAGATTATTTAGATCTATGCTACTTGTTGCTGTACGGTGAATTACCCTCAAAAGCACAGTATGCTGAATTTGTTGCCACTGTTAAACAACACACTATGGTGAATGAGCAGCTTGCCTTCTTCTTTAGAGGTTTCCGCCGCGATGCTCATCCTATGGCCATGTTATGTGGTGTCACAGGTGCCTTGTCTGCATTCTTCCAAGACTCACTGGATGTGAACAATCCAGAGCACAGAGAAATCGCTGCTTACCGTTTAGTGTCTAAGATGCCAACAATTGCCGCCATGTGTTACAAGTACTCTGTCGGTCAGCCATTTATTTACCCACGTAACGATTTAAGCTACGCAGGTAACTTCTTGTCTATGATGTTCGCAACCCCATGTGAAACCTATGTGGTTAACCCTGTGATTGAACGTGCTATTGACCGTATCTTCGTATTACACGCAGATCACGAGCAAAATGCATCGACATCAACCGTGCGTTTAGCCGGCTCTTCGGGTGCAAACCCATTTGCTTGTATCGCAGCGGGTATCGCTTCTCTTTGGGGCCCTGCACACGGCGGCGCTAACGAAGCGTGTCTGAACATGCTTGAAGAAATCGGCAGTGTTGATCGCATTCCTGAGTTTATCGAGAAAGCCAAAGACAAGAACGATCCATTCCGCTTAATGGGCTTTGGTCATCGTGTTTACAAAAACTTTGACCCACGCGCCAAAGTGATGCGTGAAACTTGCCATGAAGTGCTTAAAGAACTTAAGGTTAAAGATCCATTATTGGATGTGGCCATGGAACTTGAGCGTATTGCCCTTGAAGATGAGTACTTCATCTCTAAGAAGCTGTACCCGAACGTTGACTTCTACTCTGGCATTATCATGAAAGCCATTGGTATTCCAACCAGTATGTTCACTGTGCTGTTCGCCCTAGCGCGCACGGTCGGCTGGATCTCTCATTGGAAAGAAATGCTAGACCAACCAGGTCACAAAATCAGTCGTCCACGTCAGTTGTACACAGGTGCAACTCACAGAGACTTCGTGGCGAAAGAAAAGCGTTAA
- a CDS encoding succinate dehydrogenase iron-sulfur subunit, with product MKLTFAVYRYNPDVDTKPYMKDYILEVPDGSDMMVLDALIKLKEQDSTLAFRRSCREGVCGSDGVNMNGKNGLACITPLSTLKGKKIEIRPLPGMPVVRDLVVDLTQFYKQYEKIKPFLINDEKAPAREHLQSPEEREHLDGLYECIMCACCSTACPSFWWNPDKFIGPSGLLHAYRFLIDSRDTATEERLSELDDAYSVFRCHGIMNCVDVCPKGLNPTKAIGHIKSMLLKRAV from the coding sequence ATGAAATTAACATTTGCAGTGTATCGTTATAACCCTGATGTAGATACCAAGCCTTACATGAAGGATTACATCTTAGAAGTGCCAGACGGCTCCGATATGATGGTGTTAGATGCACTTATAAAGCTTAAAGAACAAGACTCAACCTTAGCGTTCCGTCGCTCATGCCGTGAAGGTGTGTGTGGATCAGACGGCGTTAACATGAACGGTAAAAATGGCTTGGCGTGTATCACGCCACTTTCAACCTTAAAGGGTAAGAAGATTGAAATACGCCCATTACCAGGCATGCCGGTTGTTCGTGACTTAGTGGTTGATTTAACTCAATTCTATAAGCAATACGAAAAAATTAAGCCTTTCCTTATCAATGATGAGAAGGCGCCAGCACGTGAGCATTTACAATCACCTGAAGAGCGCGAGCACTTAGATGGTTTGTATGAATGTATTATGTGCGCTTGTTGTTCAACTGCTTGCCCATCTTTCTGGTGGAATCCGGATAAGTTTATCGGTCCAAGTGGTTTGTTACATGCTTACCGTTTCTTGATTGATAGCCGTGATACGGCCACTGAAGAGCGTTTATCAGAACTTGATGATGCTTACAGTGTGTTTCGTTGCCATGGCATCATGAACTGTGTTGATGTGTGTCCAAAAGGCTTAAACCCTACTAAAGCCATTGGTCATATTAAGTCAATGCTACTCAAGCGAGCGGTATAA
- a CDS encoding NfeD family protein — MFTLMLRSLLLCGLLGLALCTHGQEKVADISIAKTIPVLRFEGAIGPAVSEYLVTEITAANSLNINIRPPLLVIVFDTPGGLVSSLRDINQRILTSNIPIACLVAPVGARAMSAGTYILYACHIAAMAPATTLGAATPVQMGPASPSPAKSEDEQNGSKDKSAMEKKVLNDSIAYIRALAQLRGRNQAWAELAVKEAATLTAEEALAQQVITLMAEDVAQLIGSLHGWTLNLAGTQHQLDLNQAQVIERPMDWRNQFIATITNPNIAYILMLIGIYGLLLEFYSPGIGIAGVIGGISLLVALYAFQLLPINYAGLGLLILGIVLLVAESMVPSVGIFGLGGAAAFALGSIFLLDTDSDLSISLPLIAAVTVTAILFTLWVLSSIWKSRNQPAVSGDEAILGAEAKVITGFEHQGFVLLGGETWAAISDTQTTTDQRVKVIARNKLTLTVTGLSNDKIMDEPVADKRTT; from the coding sequence ATGTTTACGCTAATGTTGCGATCATTGTTGTTGTGCGGCCTGCTTGGTCTCGCCTTGTGTACTCATGGTCAAGAGAAAGTGGCCGATATCTCCATTGCCAAGACAATTCCTGTACTCAGATTCGAAGGGGCCATAGGCCCTGCGGTGAGTGAATACCTAGTCACAGAAATTACCGCTGCCAATAGCCTTAACATCAATATACGCCCGCCTTTATTAGTCATAGTTTTTGATACACCGGGCGGCTTAGTCTCAAGTTTAAGGGATATAAACCAACGTATTTTAACCTCGAATATCCCCATCGCCTGCCTGGTTGCCCCTGTGGGTGCGCGCGCAATGAGTGCTGGCACTTACATCCTTTACGCCTGTCACATTGCGGCCATGGCACCTGCCACCACTTTAGGTGCTGCCACGCCAGTGCAGATGGGACCTGCATCACCCTCCCCCGCAAAATCAGAGGACGAACAAAACGGCTCCAAAGATAAAAGCGCCATGGAAAAGAAAGTACTCAATGATTCCATCGCTTATATCCGCGCTTTAGCTCAATTACGTGGCCGAAATCAAGCCTGGGCAGAGCTTGCGGTAAAAGAGGCCGCCACCCTGACTGCCGAAGAAGCCTTAGCCCAGCAAGTGATCACCTTGATGGCTGAGGATGTAGCACAACTGATTGGCAGCCTCCACGGCTGGACACTGAACTTAGCAGGAACCCAACATCAGTTAGACTTAAACCAAGCCCAAGTTATTGAGCGGCCTATGGATTGGCGCAATCAATTTATCGCCACCATCACAAACCCGAACATCGCCTATATTTTGATGTTAATCGGTATTTACGGCTTGTTGCTAGAATTTTACAGCCCAGGCATAGGGATAGCAGGCGTCATTGGCGGGATTTCATTACTGGTTGCCCTGTATGCATTTCAATTATTACCCATCAATTATGCCGGTCTTGGGTTGTTAATTTTGGGCATTGTATTGCTCGTTGCCGAATCTATGGTGCCAAGTGTGGGAATTTTTGGCCTAGGCGGCGCTGCGGCATTTGCGTTGGGATCAATCTTTTTATTAGACACTGACAGCGACTTAAGTATTTCCTTGCCCTTAATTGCCGCAGTCACAGTCACCGCTATCCTATTCACACTTTGGGTGCTGTCATCCATTTGGAAGAGTCGAAATCAACCGGCTGTCAGTGGCGATGAAGCCATACTTGGCGCAGAAGCAAAGGTAATCACAGGCTTTGAGCATCAAGGCTTTGTGCTACTGGGTGGTGAGACCTGGGCCGCCATCAGCGACACACAGACCACAACAGATCAACGGGTCAAAGTCATTGCCCGTAACAAGCTGACATTAACAGTCACAGGTTTATCTAATGACAAGATCATGGATGAGCCTGTAGCAGATAAACGCACCACATAA
- the sdhD gene encoding succinate dehydrogenase, hydrophobic membrane anchor protein — MVTNAASFGRSGVHDYILLRASAVILACYTIFLVGFIACSSPLTFDIWHGLFSTLPMKVFTLVTLIALLIHAWIGIWQVLTDYVKSTALRGVLQFTFVVTAFSYLAAGIIIVWGV; from the coding sequence ATGGTAACAAACGCAGCAAGTTTTGGACGCAGCGGTGTTCATGACTATATTTTATTACGCGCAAGCGCGGTTATTTTAGCCTGTTATACCATCTTTTTGGTTGGCTTTATTGCCTGCAGCTCCCCTTTGACTTTTGACATTTGGCACGGTCTTTTTAGCACCCTACCGATGAAAGTCTTTACACTGGTAACCCTGATTGCCTTATTGATCCATGCTTGGATTGGTATTTGGCAAGTGCTGACAGATTACGTTAAGTCTACGGCTTTACGTGGTGTTTTACAGTTTACCTTCGTCGTGACCGCATTTAGCTATTTAGCGGCCGGCATCATTATAGTGTGGGGTGTCTAG